The following proteins are encoded in a genomic region of Bradyrhizobium sp. SK17:
- the groES gene encoding co-chaperone GroES: MKFRPLHDRVVVKRIDAEEKTAGGIIIPDSAKEKPSQGEVIAVGPGGRDEAGKLIPIDVKVGDRVLFGKWSGTEVKIDGEDLLIMKESDIMGVLDVPASKKKAA, from the coding sequence ATGAAATTCCGTCCGCTTCACGACCGCGTCGTGGTTAAGCGTATCGACGCCGAAGAGAAGACCGCTGGCGGCATCATCATTCCGGACAGTGCCAAGGAAAAGCCCTCGCAGGGCGAAGTCATCGCCGTCGGCCCGGGCGGCCGCGACGAAGCTGGCAAGCTGATCCCCATCGACGTCAAGGTCGGCGACCGCGTCCTGTTCGGCAAGTGGTCCGGCACCGAGGTCAAGATCGACGGCGAAGACCTGCTGATCATGAAGGAAAGCGACATCATGGGCGTGCTCGACGTCCCCGCTTCCAAGAAGAAGGCGGCCTAA